The following coding sequences lie in one Oryza brachyantha chromosome 10, ObraRS2, whole genome shotgun sequence genomic window:
- the LOC102699991 gene encoding F-box protein At5g49610-like, with protein sequence MGSSPAARMAAVEEEELTRIHQEMLRRPTAGEVEAAAVLASAEAEDAAGARVEDAAPPGEDVSGELVDVLLDARENAVPSIGLLERASRLVAPLCEHPAAAAAAAAAAAAAESAEDRVDSPEGPTTPEERAEAVKSQRTPCRFAGGLDDEMVLCEILVRLPARSLLRCRAVCRSWRRLTSDPSFLLDHHRRQPELPLIYFRRGNSDCVDAIDLQAAQLRPIVHDTSPFGYSVVASCSGLLLLSSPGHFYIFNPATNQWTTIPQLIGADFLGLYQHSPSGEHRLLYGEFHGEEDCVYNILTLGSDEPRRITMTMGSDSEPVEQPLAREFLMHARGDRSVLVRGSLHWYLRHRDEGCKIMVFDTESESFRWMRHPDTPGWMLFLEMDNTLVFSAVESMSRLSIWVLQDHERGIWACKHSIELPVAQIRQFPGCNVEHTGCFATVVSVEGDVLVRCSNWIFHCDRKGNLLATFQFDGQLPMNCLHRLKESLALHPLFQMQHNNGVCLPPLL encoded by the coding sequence AtggggagctcgccggcggcgaggatggcggcggtggaggaggaggagctgacgAGGATTCACCAGGAGATGCTGCGGAGGCCGACCGccggggaggtggaggcggcggcggtgctggcATCGGCGGAGGCcgaggacgccgccggcgctcggGTGGAggacgcggcgccgccgggggaGGATGTTTCCGGGGAGCTCGTAGACGTGCTGCTGGATGCGCGGGAGAACGCCGTCCCGTCGATCGGTTTGCTTGAGCGGGCGTCGCGGTTGGTTGCGCCGTTGTGTGAGCatccggctgctgctgctgctgctgctgcggcggcggcggcggcggagtcggcgGAGGATAGGGTCGACTCTCCTGAGGGGCCGACGACGCCGGAAGAACGGGCAGAGGCCGTGAAGAGCCAGAGGACACCTTGCCGCTTCGCCGGTGGCCTCGACGACGAGATGGTCCTGTGCGAGATCCTCGTGCGCCTGCCGGCGAGGTCCCTCCTCCGCTGCCGCGCCGTGTGCAGGTCGTGGCGCCGCCTCACCTCCGacccttccttcctcctcgaccaccaccgccgccagccggAGCTCCCGCTCATCTACTTCCGCCGCGGCAACAGCGACTGCGTCGACGCCATCGACCTCCAGGCCGCCCAGCTCCGCCCCATCGTCCACGACACCTCTCCGTTCGGCTACAGCGTCGTCGCCTCCTGCTCCGGCCTcctgctcctctcctcccccggcCACTTCTACATCTTCAATCCGGCAACCAATCAGTGGACCACCATCCCGCAGCTCATCGGAGCCGATTTCTTGGGGCTTTACCAGCACAGCCCGTCGGGCGAGCACAGGCTGCTGTACGGTGAATTCCATGGAGAAGAAGACTGCGTCTACAACATCCTCACATTGGGCTCCGATGAGCCAAGGCGCATCACAATGACCATGGGATCAGATTCAGAGCCTGTGGAGCAGCCACTGGCAAGGGAATTCCTGATGCACGCCCGTGGCGATCGGTCGGTGCTGGTGCGCGGCAGCCTGCACTGGTATCTGAGGCACAGAGATGAAGGCTGCAAGATAATGGTGTTTGATACAGAGAGTGAATCGTTCCGGTGGATGCGCCACCCCGACACTCCCGGTTGGATGCTCTTCTTGGAGATGGACAACACCCTCGTCTTCTCCGCAGTCGAAAGCATGTCAAGGTTGAGCATCTGGGTGCTGCAGGACCATGAGAGGGGCATTTGGGCATGCAAGCACAGCATCGAGTTGCCGGTGGCGCAGATTAGGCAGTTTCCAGGGTGTAATGTTGAGCACACTGGCTGTTTCGCGACGGTTGTTTCCGTGGAGGGGGATGTGCTGGTCAGATGTTCGAATTGGATTTTTCACTGTGATAGGAAGGGCAATTTGTTGGCAACTTTCCAGTTTGATGGGCAGCTGCCAATGAATTGCTTGCATAGGCTCAAAGAAAGTCTTGCCCTTCATCCGCTCTTCCAGATGCAACATAACAATGGTGTGTGCTTGCCACCTTTATTGTGA
- the LOC102700273 gene encoding zinc finger CCCH domain-containing protein 62-like produces the protein MAAADHRAALPREEEDEEEEVVESDDEEEGCDVGSEEEEDAAGLAGLCDPDAGSDEDPTFDPAADGDLEVDAVLRSRMARMSISARNGSKGSLMPKMGKEEIDLLAMVDKLMQDGQLEKLKVYECKAYLRMHKLRLSGNKLVLLNRIREHFEMKNMGEVKYPVSSFVLNCQGDSCKGDVVMFEQNIYKRKKGAPRGVKGCLCGQRTNAGRIIKESYGSKKQQHTFTIEILWSKGHKPWPPLHPLLIKGRDLYKDKTMRQPWPDEEGRNRVLQEKHARGFVARKTREVRIKEKEHERVRRLNRNKSKGHENMNKKSSQEILQQQSVTVNTAQQRSDEKIIHFFQHGEPRNTRQQQKSSNQIPTEKLFHYLPQFPYPQQHNEVLQKETSRTSTARVINLQAPSLQHAIKEETTQHQPESIKPTHIQQSSVYQQKYPKHQQHNEVLQRAPPSQEQRMAVSQTTVVRQDFPITHHLAPPSKHGGSESMRQQQISSRSTHSPSQQTVKYRQQPPDHQYKNEMSRQQCETSTSRTGFASHQSNHWGSTDHDRPGFQPHRAFTQRAKTHQHGTNGSGYQHARIDHKQHQPLRSRNKDYYWGDKSYDQDYSLGDQSYDQYYSQQSHHQNHHGHRQMSQYQYHYQNYHDRWKMNGNQYHAEENHNHTYRDHGRMNGNQNPPRFQPWRPCQYCRQGYCKYGENCKFWHD, from the exons atggccgccgccgaccaccgcgccgccctgccccgtgaggaggaggacgaagaggaggaggtggtggagagcgacgacgaggaggaagggTGCGATGTCgggtcggaggaggaggaggatgccgCGGGCCTCGCCGGCCTGTGCGACCCCGACGCTGGCTCTGACGAGGACCCCACCTTcgaccccgccgccgacggggaCCTCGAGGTGGACGCGGTGCTGCGGTCCAGGATGGCCCGGATGTCCATCTCGGCGCGCAACGGCAG TAAAGGATCACTGATGCCGAAGatggggaaggaggagatAGATCTTTTAGCCATGGTGGACAAACTGATGCAAG ATGGCCAGTTGGAGAAACTAAAGGTTTATGAATGTAAAGCATATTTGAGGATGCACAAGTTGAGATTGTCAGGCAATAAGCTAGTGCTCCTGAATCGCATCAGAGAACATTTTGA GATGAAAAATATGGGAGAGGTGAAGTATCCAGTGTCAAGCTTTGTTTTGAATTGTCAAG GTGATTCATGCAAAGGTGACGTTGTGATGTTTGagcaaaatatttacaaaag GAAAAAAGGAGCTCCTCGTGGTGTCAAGGGTTGTTTATGCGGTCAAAGGACAAATGCAGGTCGAATAATCAAAGAAAGCTATGGCAGTAAGAAGCAACAGCATACATTCACT ATTGAGATTTTATGGAGTAAAGGGCACAAACCATGGCCTCCTCTCCATCCACTCCTCATAAAGGGTAGAGATCTTTACAAGGATAAGACCATGAGACAG CCATGGCCAGATGAAGAGGGCAGAAACAGAGTCCTCCAAGAAAAGCATGCAAGAGGGTTTGTGGCACGTAAGACAAGGGAAGTCAGGATTAAGGAGAAAGAGCATGAACGGGTGAGGAGACTAAATAG GAACAAAAGCAAAGGACATGagaacatgaataaaaaatcgTCACAAGAGATTCTTCAACAACAATCAGTGACCGTGAATACTGCTCAGCAAAG GTCTGATGAGAAGATAATTCATTTCTTCCAACATGGTGAACCTAGGAACACAAGGCAGCAACAGAAATCATCAAACCAAATCCCTACAGAGAAATTGTTCCATTATCTGCCGCAATTCCCTTACCCTCAACAGCACAATGAAGTCCTCCAAAAGGAAACATCAAGAACTAGCACAGCACGGGTCATTAACCTTCAGGCCCCTTCCCTCCAACATGCCATAAAAGAGGAAACAACGCAGCATCAGCCAGAATCGATTAAGCCTACTCATATACAGCAAAGTTCTGTGTACCAACAGAAGTATCCCAAACATCAGCAACACAATGAAGTTCTTCAGCGGGCTCCTCCTTCCCAAGAGCAAAGGATGGCCGTATCCCAAACAACGGTTGTCAGACAAGACTTTCCTATCACCCATCACCTGGCTCCTCCATCCAAACATGGAGGATCAGAGAGCATGAGGCAGCAGCAGATATCTTCAAGGTCTACTCATAGTCCTTCACAGCAAACTGTCAAATACAGACAGCAGCCCCCTGATCATCAATACAAGAATGAAATGTCCCGGCAGCAGTGTGAGACAAGTACTTCAAGAACAGGCTTCGCAAGTCATCAGAGTAACCATTGGGGCTCTACAGACCATGATCGTCCAGGCTTCCAGCCTCACAGGGCGTTCACTCAGCGGGCAAAGACACACCAACATGGTACCAATGGCAGTGGTTATCAACATGCCCGCATTGACCACAAGCAGCATCAACCTCTCAGATCAAGAAACAAGGATTACTACTGGGGGGACAAAAGTTATGACCAGGATTACTCTTTAGGGGACCAAAGTTATGATCAGTATTATTCTCAACAGAGTCATCATCAGAATCACCATGGTCACAGGCAAATGTCCCAATATCAGTATCATTACCAGAACTACCATGATCGCTGGAAAATGAATGGGAACCAGTACCATGCCGAGGAGAACCATAACCATACTTACCGTGACCACGGGCGAATGAATGGAAACCAGAATCCCCCGAGGTTTCAACCATGGCGGCCATGCCAGTATTGTCGACAAGGATACTGCAAGTATGGGGAAAACTGCAAGTTTTGGCATGACTGA